The DNA region CTGCCTGAAGTGTCGCACCAGGATGCCTTCGCGGCGCAGGTCGGCGGCCAGGGCGGCGGCATCATGCCGGGGGTGGCGCACGAACAGGAAGTTGGCGGCCGAGGGCAGGACCTCGAAGCCGAGTGCCTGCAGGCCCTGGCGCAACTGTTCCCGATTGTGCATCACCTGGCGGCAGGTACGGCGGAAATAGTCTTCGTCTTCGAAGGAGGCGATGGCGCCGGCGATGGCCAGACGGTCCAGCGGATAGGCATTGAAGCTGTTCTTGATCCGTTCCAGGGCTTCGATCAGGGCCGGGTGGCCCATGGCATAGCCGACGCGCAGGCCGGCCAGTGCCCGTGATTTCGACAGGGTGCGCACGACCAGCAGGTTGGGGTGCTCTGGCAGCAGGGCGATGGCGCTCTCCCCACCAAAGTCGATATAGGCTTCATCGATGACCACGACCTGATCCGGGTGCTCGTCGAGCAACTGGCGGATGTCGTCCAGGGTCAGCAACTGGCCGGTCGGGGCATTGGGGTTGGCGAGGATGATGGCACCGGCCGGCTGGCGGTAGTCTGCCACGCGGATCGCCAGTTGCGCATCCAGCGGCACCTGGCGATAGGGGATGCCGTACAGCGCGCAATAGACCGGGTAGAAGCCATAGCTGATGTCCGGCATCAGCAGGGGCTGCGGTTTTTTCAGCAGGGCCTGGAAGACGGTGGCCAGGACTTCGTCCGAGCTGTTGCCGACGAAGATCTGGGGGGTGTCCAGCTGGTGATGGCGTGCGATCTGTTGCTTGAGTGCGCGTGCATCCGGGTCGGGGTACAGGCGCAGGCTGTCATCGCTGGCCGCCTGGATGGCGGTCAGGACGCCCGGTGCCGGCCCATAGGGGCTCTCATTGGTGTTGATCTTGATCTGGATGGGCTGTTGCGGTTGCTCGCCGGGCTGATAGGGGGTGAGCTGATGGACCAGTTCGCTCCAGAAGCGGCGCGGGTCGCTGTCTGCCGCCGGCTGCTGCCGGGCCTGGCGAATCACCCCTTCCTTGTCCGCCGGTTGCCAGCCTTCCGGCTTCAATACCTTGCCGTCGGCCCGGCGTACCACCTGGCCATTGACGGCCTTGCGCAGGTTGGCCTGGTGGATGGCCCGGGTCATGGCCTCAACCGGCATGCCCTGTGACAGCAGCAGGCCGACCAGCACGTTCAGGACATCGACGCCTTCGGCGGTCAGTTCGGCCATCAGGCGCGTGCTGGTGGCTTCGTCGCGGTGATCATCGGCCTGGTAGTCGGCCAGTGCCTGCTGAAATTCGGCCCATTCCTCGGCCAGCATGGTCTGCCACATGGCGAGGTTGTCCGGGGCAAAGCGCGGTGCGGGCGGAATCGGCAGATCAAAGCGGCTGATGAATTCGCGCCGCAGGGCAAACAGGTCGCTCATGCCGCGCTCCCCGCCAGGGCGGCCAGGCGCTCGAAGTAATCCGGGAAGGTCTTGGCGACACACTTCGGGTCGTTGATGGTCACCGGCGCCCCCATCAGCGCCACCAGCGAGAAGCACATGGCCATACGGTGGTCGTCGTAGGTGTCGATTTCGGCGTGCGGCGTCAGGACGGCCGGCGGGGTGATGCGGATGTAGTCCGCGCCTTCTTCGATCTGGGCGCCGACCTTGCGCAGCTCGGTGGCCATGGCGGCCAGACGGTCGGTTTCCTTGACGCGCCAGCTGGCGATGTTGCGCAGCGTGCTGGTGCCGTCGGCGGCCAGGGCCAGCATGGCGACGGTCATGGCGGCGTCCGGGATGTGATTCAGGTCGATGTCGATGGCGCGCAGGGTGTCACCGGCACGGGCTTCAATCCAGTTGTCGCCGTAGCGGATGTCGGCCCCCATCAGGTTGAGCACCTCGGCAAAGCGCACGTCCCCCTGAATGCTGTTGGCTCCCACGCCCTCGACCCGTACCGGGCCGCCGGCCAGGACGCCTGCCGCCAGGAAGTAGGAGGCGCTGGAGGCGTCGCCTTCCACCACGATCTCGCCCGGCGAGACATAGTGCTGCCCGGCCGGCACGGTAAAGGTTTCCCAGCCCTGTTGCTGGACATCGACGCCGAAGCGGCGCATCAGATTGAGCGTGATGCTGATGTAGGGCTTGGAAATCAGTTCGCCTTCGACGCGCAGGGTAGCGGCATGGCCGGTCAGCGGCAGTGCCATCAGCAGGGCGGTCAGGAACTGGCTGGAGACCGAGCCTTTGACGCTGATGTCGCGCTCGGTGTTGATGCTGGCCGGCGCGATTTCCAGCGGCGGGAAGCCCGGCTGACCCTGGTAGCGGATGTCGGCACCCGCCTGGCGCAGGGCATCGACCAGATCGCCGATCGGCCGTTCGTGCATGCGCGGCACGCCGGAAAGATGATAGTGGCCCTGCATCAGGGCCAGGGCGGCCGTCAGCGGGCGGAAGGCGGTGCCGGCATTGCCGAGGAAAAGGTCGGCGGAACGGACCGGAAAGACGCCGCCGCTGCCGCTGACACTGAAATCGCGCGAGTCGCCGTGTCGGGTCACGCTGACGCCGAGCAGTTGCAGGGCGTTGAGCATGTGCCGGATGTCATCCGAGTCGAGCAGGTCTCGCACCAGGGTGTCGCCGCCGGCCAGTGCCGCCAGCAGCAGCGTGCGGTTGGAAATGCTTTTGGAGCCGGGGAGTTTCAGGGTGCCGGACAGGCGGGGAATGGCGGCGAGAGACAACTGTTCCATGGTGGATCGACTCGGAAAAATATGAAAATTGACTGTTCACTCTACCCGTCAACCCGGTCAGGTGCAAATCAGACCTATTCCCGTTTGGCGTGAGGCAGGCCGAGGCGGCGACGCAGGCGATCCCTGGCCAGCCGGCTGGTGGCGGTCAGTAAATTGAGCAGGGAAACCGGTGCCAGGGTGACCAGGCCCTGCCCGTCCAGATAGGCCGGGTTGTGCTGCAGGAAGAAGCGTACCGCCGGGCGCGGGGAGCTGCGCCAGTGGTGATGATCGGCCTCGTTGTCCAGTGTGCGCCAGCCGACCGGTACGACCCGAGGCAGGGGGGCTTCTGCCGCGTGGTATCCGAAATGGCTCAGGCAGTCTTGCAGGACGCGGCGGACGTCGGCGGGGAGGCCCTGTTCCGGCCTTGGCCAGAGCTGGCGGGCATAGCGGTGGCACTGCAGATAGCTGGAGGGGTGGATCAGGGTGGCAAAGAAGTGGATCGGCGTGGCGGGATGGCGCAGGCGATAGCCCAGCAGCCGGGCCAGGATGAAGGGGGCCAGACTGTTGCCGCCGCGGTAGGCCGGCAGCAGTCCGGCCTGCGAGCGCATGATACAGACCCGGCGGCCCGGCTGTTCGATGTGGAAGAAATGTACCGCGCAGTAGCCGATGACCTGACCGAGCCGGTTGATGCGCACTTGCAGATAACTGTGTTCCGCCTGGTTCTGCAGGACCTGGCTGCGGAACAGTGAGGGCGTGCCGCCACCGAAAATGCGCTGGTGTACCGGAAACAGCAGGTCGAGAAGGCCGTCGATCTCCCCGTTGTCGAGCGTGCGCAGATCGAGATTGCTATAGAGCGATGGGCGCGCCATGGCGTCTGTCCTGTCGGTGATGGAAAGTGCCATGCATTCTGACTTGAGAAATTATTTTGTCGATGACAAATGGTTTGGTTGACAAGCCGGTGCAGAGGGGGGTGGGTCTGTGTGAACCTGTCAAGCCAGTACTAACAATGTATAATGTCGCGCTTTATCCGGAGCTGCTTGCATGAATATCCCTGTGATTGCCATTGATGGCCCTTCCGCATCGGGCAAGGGAACTGTCGCAGCCCGGGTGGCTGAACAGCTGGGCTTTCAGTATCTCGACTCCGGTAGTCTGTACCGGCTGGTGGCATTGCATGCCCTGCGCACGGGAATTGACTGGTGCGATGAGGCGGCGCTGGCTGCGGCGGCCCTGAGCCTGCCGGCCGAGTTTCGCCATGGCGCAGTGTTGCTGGCCGGCAACGATGCCGGCGAGGCGATTCGCGCCGAAGAAATCGGCATCGGAGCCTCGCGGGTCGGGGCGCTGCCAGCCGTGCGCGCCGCACTGCTGCAGCGTCAGCGCGATTTTCGCCAGGCACCCGGCCTGGTGACAGATGGCCGTGACATGGGGTCGGTGGTGTTCCCGGATGCCGATCTGAAGGTTTTTCTGACCGCCAGTGCGGAAGAACGGGCCGAACGACGTTATAAGCAGTTGATCGACAAGGGAGAATCTGCTAATCTCCCGCAGATTCGGCAGGACATTATCGATCGCGACCGGCGTGACGCCGCGCGGGCGGTAGCCCCTCTCCGACAAGAGCCGGATGCCTTCTTGCTCGATACCACCCAGCTCAGCATCGACCAGGCGGTCGAGCAGGTGCTGCAGTGGTACGCCGACAAGGCTTCCGGCGACTGATTTTTTGCAGGTTGCCCCGATGCATGGTGTGTCGGGGTGTATGACAAACCCTAACCCGCATGCCGTGAGGCATGCAAATGTGAGTACTCTTAATGACCTCCCTCACCATGGAAAACTTTGCCCAGCTGTTCGAAGAAAGCCTCTCTCTTCACGACATGCGCGTAGGCGAAGTGATCACCGCTGAAGTGGTTGCCGTTGATGGCAATTTCGTGACCGTCAACGCCGGCCTGAAGTCCGAATCCCTGATCCCGGTTGAAGAATTCAAGAACGACAAGGGCGAAGTTGAAGTCGCCGTCGGCGATTTCGTCACCGTGGCGATCGATGCACTGGAAAACGGCTTCGGCGAAACCAAGCTGTCGCGTGAAAAGGCCAAGCGTCTTGCTGCCTGGGTTGAACTGGAAGAAGCGCTGGAAGCCGGCACCATCCTGGGCGGCCTGATCAGCGGCAAGGTCAAGGGTGGCCTGACCGTCATGGTCAACGGCATCCGTGCCTTCCTGCCGGGTTCCCTGGTAGACGTTCGTCCGGTGAAAGACACCACCCCGTACGAAAACAAGCAGATCGAATTCAAGGTCATCAAGCTGGATCGCAAGCGCAACAACGTGGTTGTTTCGCGCCGCGCCGTGCTGGAAGCGACCCTGGGCGAAGAGCGCAAGGCGCTGCTGGAAACCCTGAAGGAAGGTGCTGTCGTCAAGGGTATCGTCAAGAACATCACCGATTACGGTGCCTTCGTCGACCTGGGCGGCATCGATGGTCTGCTGCACATCACCGACCTGGCATGGCGTCGTGTGAAGCACCCGTCCGAAGTGCTGGCTGTTGGCGATGAAGTCGAAGCCAAGGTCCTGAAGTTCGACCAGGAGAAGAACCGCGTTTCGCTGGGTCTGAAGCAACTGGGCGAAGATCCGTGGGTCGGCCTGAGCCGTCGTTACCCGGCCAGCACCCGCCTGTTCGGCAAGGTGACCAACCTGACCGACTACGGTGCCTTCGTTGAAATCGAACAAGGTATCGAAGGCCTGGTACACGTGTCCGAAATGGACTGGACCAACAAGAACGTACACCCGTCCAAGGTGGTTCAAGTTGGCGACGAAGTCGAAGTCATGATCCTCGAGATCGACGAAGACCGCCGTCGTATCAGCCTGGGCATGAAGCAGTGCATGGCCAACCCGTGGGACGAATTCGCCCAGAACTTCAAGAAGGGCGACAAGCTGAAGGGCGCGATCAAGTCGATCACCGACTTCGGTGTGTTCGTCGGCCTGCCGGGCGGCATCGATGGTCTGGTACACCTGTCCGACCTGTCCTGGACCGAAACCGGCGAAGAAGCCGTCCGTCGCTTCAAGAAGGGTGACGACGTGGAAGCCGTGGTGCTGTCCATCGACGTGGAAAAGGAACGCATCTCCCTGGGCATCAAGCAACTGGAAGGTGATCCGTTCAACAACTACGTTGCCATGAACGACAAGGGCGCTCTGGTCAAGGGTACCGTCAAGGCGATCGATCCGAAGGGTGCCGTTGTGGCCCTGGAAGAAGACGTTGAAGGCTACCTGCGTGCTTCCGAAGTGGCTCGCGACCGCGTTGAAGACATCCGCACCCATCTGAAGGAAGGTGATGAGGTTGAGGCTGTGATCATCGCTGTGGATCGCAAGAACCGCTCGATCAGCCTGTCGATCAAGGCCAAGGATGCTCAGGAAGAAACCGCTGCCCTGAAGGGCCTGCAGTCCGAGAACGTGACTGCCGGTACCACCAACCTGGGCGCGCTCCTGAAGGCCAAGCTGTCCTCCGGCAATAGCGCAGAGTAAGCGGCAAAATGACCAAGTCTGAGCTGATTGCGAGACTGGCTGAACGCCTGGCTGAGCGCAATTCTCAGTTGGTCTACAAAGACGCTGAGCTGGCCGTCAAAACCATCCTGGATGCGATGGCCAGCAACTTGTCCCAGGGCGAGCGCATCGAGATTCGCGGTTTCGGTAGCTTCGATCTGAACTATCGTCCGCCGCGAGTCGGGCGCAATCCCAAATCGGGAAGTAGCGTCTCGGTTCCTGAGAAGTATGTTCCGCATTTCAAGGCGGGCAAGGAACTGCGTGAACGCGTCGACCTGTCGCTGGAATTGCAAACGCCGGTTCGGGAACCCTCCTGAGGGTTGCCAAACCGATCCGCCTGCCGGATCGAAAACAAACCCCGCCTTTGTGCGGGGTTTGTCATTTTTTGCCCGCTCACCGCGAGCGCGGCCAGAACTTTCCCTGCGTGGTCAGGACTATTGACGTGCTTTTGCCTTGGTTACAGGCAAACCCACAGAAACCCATGTCCGAGAGAAGAATCATGCAGAGAAACAGGATGAGCAAACTGATTTGGTTGGTGTTGTTGCTGGCAGGTTGCGCCAGCCCCAAGGCGACGGTCATGCGCTACGAGACGGCCATCGTCTCGCAGTACTATGCCGATTCGCCGCAGGAGGCGGAGAAGGTGGCCCTCAAGTCGGCGCAGGAATATTGCCATCAGCGTGCGGGCGAGGTGGTGCTGGTCAGCAACGAGACCAGTTACAAGGGGGAGATGAATCAAACCATTAATACCGCGCTGAGCAAGGCCGGTAGTGTCATTCCCCTGGTCGGACTGCTGACGGAAGACAAGCCTTATCAGGCCAAGCTGACCTTCCGTTGCCAGTAGCGGTGCCATATCAGCCCTCTGTGTCGCGGCGCAGAGGGTTTCGGGCGTTTTGTGCGCCAGTCAGGGCATGAATTGCATGTTCTTTGATTAGACGGACTTGGGTTGCTTACCATGATCGTTTAAACTTGCGAATTAGTCTCTTTCAGCAGAGGAAATCCATGCGTTACCTACTGAGGATCGTCGAGCTGGCGTTGCTGGTGTTGTTGATTGCCATCACCGTGCAGAACAGCCACATCGTCGAGTTCAAGTTGTTCTTCGGGCAAAGCTGGAGCGCACCGCTGATCGTTTTTCTGCTGGGCTTTTTCATTGCCGGGGCTGCAGTCGGTCTTCTGGCAACCTTCACTTATTACCTGCGGATGCGACGCGAGCTGTCGCAGCTGAAAAAAGAACTGCGTCAACGGCCGCAAGGCCAGGTTGAATCCGACCCGAGCGACGCCCTGGCGGATTGATATCACGACACGCTGAGCGATCCCGCACCCGAAAAGGAAGCTGTTTTTGGAACTCGATCTCTGGTGGCTGTTGCTGCTACCTGTGTTTTTCTCATTGGGCTGGCTGGCTGCCCGCGTCGACATGCGCACGGTGCTCAAGCAGGCCCGGCAGGTGCCTGCCGGTTTCTTCCGTGGTCTGGATGCCCTGGTTGAAGACAAGACCGATGTGGCCGCGCGTGCCCTGGCCGAAGTGGCGCGTGAACAGCAGCAATCCGGGCTGGAGCTGCAACTGACCCTGGGCAAGTTGTACCGCAAACGGGGCGAAAATGACCGTGCCATCCGGCTGCATCAGCGCCTGCTCGACAGCAGCGACTTGCCGGTCGAGCAGCGCGACAAGGTGCGTTTCGAGCTGGCTCAGGATTTTCGCAAGGCCGGACTGGTGGATCGCGCCGAAGAGATTCTGCTGAAGCTGCTCGGCGGCAATATGGGGCTGGCCGCCCGTCGTCAGCTGCTGGATATCTATCAGCAGGACCGTGACTGGCAGAAGGCCATCGAAACGGCGCGCGAGCTGCAGAGCGATGTGCATTCCTTCCAGCACGAAGTGGCGCAATTCCATTGCGAGCTGGCGCAGGGCGAGCTGTACAAGTCGCATTACGGCACCGCACGCGAGCATGCCCTGGAGGCACTCAAGATCAATCGCAAATGCGTCCGCGCCAGCCTGTTGCTGGGCGACATCGAATTTGCCGAGGGCCAGACCGAGGCGGCCATTGCCGCCTGGCAGGGGATCGAGAAGCAGAACTACGAATACCTGTCGATGGCTGCCGAGCGGCTGTTCGATGCCTATGAAAAACTCGGGCGACCGCAAGAGGGGATTGCCCTGCTGCGTGGCTATCAGAAAACCTTCCCCCAGCTGGACATGACCGACATGCTGTACCAGAAGCTGTGCAGCTTCGGTAATGAGGCCCAGGCGCTGGAGTCGGTGCGCGAAGCGGTACAGGCACGCCCCTCGCTGTCGGGCGTCTATCGTCTCATCGAGGCCCAGATGGATGCCCTGTCGCCGGAAGGGCGCATGGATGCCGAAGTGGCCCGTGCCCTGATCGCCAAGCATGCCCAGAGACTGTCGGTGCATACCTGCCGCTGCTGCAATTTCCGTTCGCGTGCCTTCTTCTGGCATTGCCCGGCCTGCGGCGAGTGGGAAAGCTTCACCGCCAATCGTTCGGAAACCCACTAAACCTGGACGCACACACATGAACCCATTGCTGTCGGCCGAACTGGCGCTGGAAACCCGCTCCCCGGTCATCGTGGCGCTGGACTTCCGCGATGCCCATGCTGCGCTTGATTTTGCCGCCCGTCTTGATCCGGCGGACTGTCGGGTCAAGGTCGGCAAGGAGCTGTTTACCGCCTCCGGGCGTGAGCTGGTGGAAAGCCTGGTGCTGCGTGGCTTCCAGGTGTTTCTCGACCTCAAGTTTCACGATATTCCCAATACCGTGGCCCAGGCCTGCGCCATGGCGGCCGATGCCGGGGTCTGGATGGTCAACGTCCATGCCGGTGGCGGCCGGCGCATGATGACGGCGGCGCGCGAAGCACTGGCCAATCTGAGCCAGCGACCGCTGCTGATCGGCGTGACGGTGCTGACCAGCATGGAGGCCGCAGATCTGGCCGAGGTCGGCATCAGCGTCAGCCCGGAAGAGCATGTCATGCGTCTGGCGACCCTGACACAAGATTGCGGCCTGGATGGCGTGGTGTGCTCGGCACAGGAAGCGCAGCTGCTCAAGGCCCGCCTTGGTCCCCAGTTCAAGCTGGTGACCCCGGGTATCCGTCTTTCCGACAGTGCGGCAGATGACCAGCGCCGCGTCATGACCCCGACGGCCGCGCTGGCCGCCGGCGCCGACTATCTGGTGATCGGCCGTCCGATCACCCGCGCCGACCAGCCTTTGCAGGTCCTGCGCAAAATCAATTCCGACATCGAACTCTTCAGAAAGAAACAATCATGAAAATTACGGTTATTGGTTCCGGCTACGTGGGCCTGGTCACTGGCACCTGCCTGGCCGAAGTGGGCAACCATGTTTGCTGCCTCGACCTGGACGCCAAAAAAATCGCCACGCTGAAGCAGGGTGGCATTCCGATCTTCGAACCGGGCCTGGATGATCTGGTCCGCCGCAATGTCGAAGCCGGCCGTCTGACCTTCACCACCGACATCGCCGAATCCGTGGCCTTTGGTGAAGTGCAGTTCATCGCCGTCGGCACGCCGCCGGATGAAGACGGTTCCGCCGATCTGCAATATGTCATTTCCGCCGCGCGCAATATCGGTCGCCACATGACCGATTACAAGGTGGTGGTTGACAAGTCGACCGTGCCGGTTGGTACCGCCGACAAGGTCAAGGCGGCACTGGCCGAAGAGCTGAGCGCCCGCGGCATGGCCATTCCGTTCTCGGTGGTGTCCAATCCGGAATTCCTCAAGGAAGGTGCCGCGATCGAAGACTTCATGAAACCGGACCGCATCGTGGTCGGCGCCGAAGATGAGCGCGCCATCGACACCATGCGTCGTCTCTACTCGCCGTTCCAGCGCAACCATGAGCGTATTTTCTTCATGGACGTTCGTTCGGCCGAGCTGACCAAGTACGCCGCCAACGCCATGCTGGCTACCCGCATTTCCTTCATGAACGAACTGGCCAACCTGGCAGAAACCCTGGGCGCCGACATCGAACTGGTGCGCAAGGGCATCGGCTCCGACCCGCGTATCGGCTATCACTTCCTGTACCCGGGCACTGGGTATGGTGGCTCCTGCTTCCCCAAGGACGTCAAGGCCCTGATCAGCACCGGCAAGGAAAACGGCCACACCCTGCGCGTACTGGAGGCCGTTGAAGAAGCCAACGAGCTGCAGAAGCACCGTCTGGTCGAGAAAATCGAAAAGCGCTTCGGCACGGATCTGAGCGGCCACCGTTTCGGCATCTGGGGG from Paludibacterium sp. B53371 includes:
- a CDS encoding integration host factor subunit beta is translated as MTKSELIARLAERLAERNSQLVYKDAELAVKTILDAMASNLSQGERIEIRGFGSFDLNYRPPRVGRNPKSGSSVSVPEKYVPHFKAGKELRERVDLSLELQTPVREPS
- a CDS encoding lipopolysaccharide assembly LapA domain-containing protein, whose product is MRYLLRIVELALLVLLIAITVQNSHIVEFKLFFGQSWSAPLIVFLLGFFIAGAAVGLLATFTYYLRMRRELSQLKKELRQRPQGQVESDPSDALAD
- the hisC gene encoding histidinol-phosphate transaminase — encoded protein: MSDLFALRREFISRFDLPIPPAPRFAPDNLAMWQTMLAEEWAEFQQALADYQADDHRDEATSTRLMAELTAEGVDVLNVLVGLLLSQGMPVEAMTRAIHQANLRKAVNGQVVRRADGKVLKPEGWQPADKEGVIRQARQQPAADSDPRRFWSELVHQLTPYQPGEQPQQPIQIKINTNESPYGPAPGVLTAIQAASDDSLRLYPDPDARALKQQIARHHQLDTPQIFVGNSSDEVLATVFQALLKKPQPLLMPDISYGFYPVYCALYGIPYRQVPLDAQLAIRVADYRQPAGAIILANPNAPTGQLLTLDDIRQLLDEHPDQVVVIDEAYIDFGGESAIALLPEHPNLLVVRTLSKSRALAGLRVGYAMGHPALIEALERIKNSFNAYPLDRLAIAGAIASFEDEDYFRRTCRQVMHNREQLRQGLQALGFEVLPSAANFLFVRHPRHDAAALAADLRREGILVRHFRQPRIEQYLRISIGTEAQCARLLDVWQQQLTSREASTS
- the pyrF gene encoding orotidine-5'-phosphate decarboxylase, producing MNPLLSAELALETRSPVIVALDFRDAHAALDFAARLDPADCRVKVGKELFTASGRELVESLVLRGFQVFLDLKFHDIPNTVAQACAMAADAGVWMVNVHAGGGRRMMTAAREALANLSQRPLLIGVTVLTSMEAADLAEVGISVSPEEHVMRLATLTQDCGLDGVVCSAQEAQLLKARLGPQFKLVTPGIRLSDSAADDQRRVMTPTAALAAGADYLVIGRPITRADQPLQVLRKINSDIELFRKKQS
- the cmk gene encoding (d)CMP kinase, whose amino-acid sequence is MNIPVIAIDGPSASGKGTVAARVAEQLGFQYLDSGSLYRLVALHALRTGIDWCDEAALAAAALSLPAEFRHGAVLLAGNDAGEAIRAEEIGIGASRVGALPAVRAALLQRQRDFRQAPGLVTDGRDMGSVVFPDADLKVFLTASAEERAERRYKQLIDKGESANLPQIRQDIIDRDRRDAARAVAPLRQEPDAFLLDTTQLSIDQAVEQVLQWYADKASGD
- the rpsA gene encoding 30S ribosomal protein S1; its protein translation is MENFAQLFEESLSLHDMRVGEVITAEVVAVDGNFVTVNAGLKSESLIPVEEFKNDKGEVEVAVGDFVTVAIDALENGFGETKLSREKAKRLAAWVELEEALEAGTILGGLISGKVKGGLTVMVNGIRAFLPGSLVDVRPVKDTTPYENKQIEFKVIKLDRKRNNVVVSRRAVLEATLGEERKALLETLKEGAVVKGIVKNITDYGAFVDLGGIDGLLHITDLAWRRVKHPSEVLAVGDEVEAKVLKFDQEKNRVSLGLKQLGEDPWVGLSRRYPASTRLFGKVTNLTDYGAFVEIEQGIEGLVHVSEMDWTNKNVHPSKVVQVGDEVEVMILEIDEDRRRISLGMKQCMANPWDEFAQNFKKGDKLKGAIKSITDFGVFVGLPGGIDGLVHLSDLSWTETGEEAVRRFKKGDDVEAVVLSIDVEKERISLGIKQLEGDPFNNYVAMNDKGALVKGTVKAIDPKGAVVALEEDVEGYLRASEVARDRVEDIRTHLKEGDEVEAVIIAVDRKNRSISLSIKAKDAQEETAALKGLQSENVTAGTTNLGALLKAKLSSGNSAE
- a CDS encoding UDP-glucose/GDP-mannose dehydrogenase family protein, with amino-acid sequence MKITVIGSGYVGLVTGTCLAEVGNHVCCLDLDAKKIATLKQGGIPIFEPGLDDLVRRNVEAGRLTFTTDIAESVAFGEVQFIAVGTPPDEDGSADLQYVISAARNIGRHMTDYKVVVDKSTVPVGTADKVKAALAEELSARGMAIPFSVVSNPEFLKEGAAIEDFMKPDRIVVGAEDERAIDTMRRLYSPFQRNHERIFFMDVRSAELTKYAANAMLATRISFMNELANLAETLGADIELVRKGIGSDPRIGYHFLYPGTGYGGSCFPKDVKALISTGKENGHTLRVLEAVEEANELQKHRLVEKIEKRFGTDLSGHRFGIWGLAFKPNTDDMREAASRVIVHELTARGAEVVAYDPVAMEEAHRVIGDNPRVRFAHDMMEAAEGADALLIVTEWKMFRSPDFDLLKKVLKTPTIFDGRNMYDPQWVRQQGFDYQAIGR
- the lapB gene encoding lipopolysaccharide assembly protein LapB: MELDLWWLLLLPVFFSLGWLAARVDMRTVLKQARQVPAGFFRGLDALVEDKTDVAARALAEVAREQQQSGLELQLTLGKLYRKRGENDRAIRLHQRLLDSSDLPVEQRDKVRFELAQDFRKAGLVDRAEEILLKLLGGNMGLAARRQLLDIYQQDRDWQKAIETARELQSDVHSFQHEVAQFHCELAQGELYKSHYGTAREHALEALKINRKCVRASLLLGDIEFAEGQTEAAIAAWQGIEKQNYEYLSMAAERLFDAYEKLGRPQEGIALLRGYQKTFPQLDMTDMLYQKLCSFGNEAQALESVREAVQARPSLSGVYRLIEAQMDALSPEGRMDAEVARALIAKHAQRLSVHTCRCCNFRSRAFFWHCPACGEWESFTANRSETH
- the aroA gene encoding 3-phosphoshikimate 1-carboxyvinyltransferase, producing MEQLSLAAIPRLSGTLKLPGSKSISNRTLLLAALAGGDTLVRDLLDSDDIRHMLNALQLLGVSVTRHGDSRDFSVSGSGGVFPVRSADLFLGNAGTAFRPLTAALALMQGHYHLSGVPRMHERPIGDLVDALRQAGADIRYQGQPGFPPLEIAPASINTERDISVKGSVSSQFLTALLMALPLTGHAATLRVEGELISKPYISITLNLMRRFGVDVQQQGWETFTVPAGQHYVSPGEIVVEGDASSASYFLAAGVLAGGPVRVEGVGANSIQGDVRFAEVLNLMGADIRYGDNWIEARAGDTLRAIDIDLNHIPDAAMTVAMLALAADGTSTLRNIASWRVKETDRLAAMATELRKVGAQIEEGADYIRITPPAVLTPHAEIDTYDDHRMAMCFSLVALMGAPVTINDPKCVAKTFPDYFERLAALAGSAA